A segment of the bacterium genome:
TACAAAAGCCCCCTTCTTGAAGTTCTCTTTACCTCTTTAAGACCCAGAGCATCTCTTACATTTTTATCTATTTGCCTATAAAACTCATAATATCTGCCCACCTGAAAGAATATGATACTTCCCTTGAACCGATTGACAAAATAATCATACTGACTCTTTACAAATCGAAAACTGACTGGTTGTTTATACCTCTTCTTCAACTTATTCTCCTTAACTTCAAAGAATTCATTAATAAACCTATATCTTTCAAATATAGACTGTAACTATTCAGTATATCGTATTTTATATGTTTGGCTGTTTTAAAATTCATCCATTCTATAATAAATCCCAAATCCCAAGTTCAAATGTCAAAAAAATGTCCAATTTCCAATGTCCAATATCATTTCAAATTATTGGGATTTGGACATTGGGATTTCATTTGTCATTGGGATTTGGACATTGGGATTTTTATTCTTTGGCTTCATTATTTTCCTTAACATTATCTAAACATATACATTCCTTATTTCCCTATAGGGTGAATAGTTACAAATAATCAAATAACCCATCACTGTCCAGAGCGAACAGGCCAGACATAGTGGCTACTGGACTTATAGAGGGCGTACAAGTAGCCATCGTACATGTAAACGATCCACGCGCTGCCTGTATTGGGCGCATAACTACTGGAGGACCAGTAGCCGTCGCTCGCTACATTGATAAATGGATGTCCTGATGGTAAGGCTGGACTGTGCCTTTCTGCGTCAATCAGGCTTTCAAGCTCGTTAATATTGGGAAGTCGCCAATCTGTATAGCCATAGTTTGGATTTGCTCCTGTATTCATTCCCGCTACATAGTCCAAAGCGCCTTGCCATGTCCTTGCTCCTGC
Coding sequences within it:
- a CDS encoding DUF1566 domain-containing protein: MKRKAIFFLLVVVGMFLAGSILAQEVALPKTGQTTSYATGDDGDLEKGVSWPDPRFTIGGNGTVTDNLTGLMWTRNANLAGARTWQGALDYVAGMNTGANPNYGYTDWRLPNINELESLIDAERHSPALPSGHPFINVASDGYWSSSSYAPNTGSAWIVYMYDGYLYALYKSSSHYVWPVRSGQ